In one window of Nocardiopsis aegyptia DNA:
- a CDS encoding histidine phosphatase family protein → MSSGWGAPDEAPTRLVLLRHGQTPMSVERRFAGRGDIPLTDAGHAQAAAVAHRLASWPIDVVVSSPLARARDTAAHAAEVLGLPVEVDEGFVETDFGDWEGMTFAEARELAPDDVDRWLADTGTGPPGGESFAAVAARVGAARHALVERHRGRTVLVVSHVTPIKIVVQQAMLAPLSALYRMHLDTACLTEVDCFADGPMVVRSLNDTAHLA, encoded by the coding sequence GTGAGTTCGGGCTGGGGCGCTCCGGACGAGGCGCCGACCCGACTCGTCCTGCTCAGACACGGCCAGACCCCGATGTCGGTGGAACGGCGCTTCGCCGGGCGGGGCGACATCCCGCTCACCGACGCCGGACACGCCCAGGCGGCCGCGGTGGCGCACCGCCTGGCGTCGTGGCCGATCGACGTGGTGGTGTCCTCGCCGCTGGCGCGGGCCAGGGACACCGCCGCGCACGCCGCCGAGGTGCTCGGTCTGCCGGTGGAGGTCGACGAGGGCTTCGTGGAGACCGACTTCGGTGACTGGGAGGGCATGACCTTCGCCGAAGCGCGAGAGCTGGCCCCGGACGACGTCGACCGGTGGCTGGCCGACACCGGTACGGGCCCGCCGGGGGGTGAGAGCTTCGCCGCGGTCGCCGCCCGGGTGGGGGCCGCACGCCATGCGCTGGTCGAACGCCACCGGGGCCGCACCGTGCTGGTGGTCAGCCATGTGACCCCCATCAAGATCGTGGTGCAGCAGGCGATGCTGGCGCCGTTGTCGGCGCTGTACCGGATGCACCTGGACACGGCGTGCCTGACCGAGGTGGACTGCTTCGCCGACGGGCCCATGGTGGTGCGCTCCCTCAACGACACCGCGCACCTGGCCTGA
- a CDS encoding winged helix-turn-helix domain-containing protein has translation MQHDPRDTDAEPGPERPRPMEVDARALRGLAHPLRGRLLDELGRGGPATATLLGHRLGESSGSTSYHLRQLSRYGFIEEDPGHSGGRERWWRVRPGGWSVAGREFLRDPETRQAAAVVLHRYFRERRESFDVWNAYAQARPEAPAVRTWGSAAGDSVSRLRMTAQEAEEFRLELMDVVRAMSARYLGRTSETHPGTESVQLQTALFPELAEARAWARDTAEGAGGGGDAGITESSGTGVDGPGGEPDR, from the coding sequence ATGCAGCACGACCCACGGGACACCGACGCAGAACCAGGGCCCGAGCGGCCGCGGCCGATGGAGGTCGACGCGCGGGCCCTGCGCGGTCTGGCCCACCCGCTGCGGGGCCGGCTCCTGGACGAACTCGGTCGCGGCGGACCCGCCACCGCCACCCTCCTCGGGCACAGGCTGGGTGAGAGCAGTGGATCGACCAGCTACCACCTGCGCCAGCTCTCGCGCTACGGGTTCATCGAGGAGGACCCGGGCCACTCCGGGGGCCGGGAGCGCTGGTGGCGGGTGCGCCCCGGCGGTTGGTCGGTGGCCGGCCGCGAGTTCCTGCGCGACCCGGAGACGCGCCAGGCCGCGGCGGTGGTCCTGCACCGCTACTTCCGCGAGCGCCGGGAGAGCTTCGACGTGTGGAACGCCTACGCGCAGGCCCGGCCGGAGGCCCCCGCCGTGCGGACATGGGGCTCGGCGGCGGGTGACTCCGTCTCACGCCTGCGGATGACGGCGCAGGAGGCCGAGGAGTTCCGACTGGAGCTCATGGACGTCGTCCGGGCCATGTCGGCCCGGTATCTGGGGCGCACGTCCGAGACCCATCCCGGGACCGAGAGCGTGCAACTGCAGACCGCGCTGTTCCCGGAGTTGGCCGAGGCGCGGGCATGGGCGCGCGACACGGCCGAGGGGGCAGGGGGAGGCGGGGACGCCGGGATCACTGAGTCCTCCGGGACCGGCGTGGACGGCCCCGGCGGGGAGCCGGACCGGTAG
- a CDS encoding zinc ribbon domain-containing protein: MKAEPDAQARLLDLQELDTGLQRVEHRARTLPETAEAAALKERVDQIDSELVTAQTKVSDIEREQRKAERDVDQVRSRADRDTKRLESGQITNSKELQNLQSEITSLARRQAELEEVVLEVMERAEELNAQVVRLTAEREETVAKYTEVTARRDTAAAGIAMDRDTIVRDRERVAAEVPADLLALYDKLRAQYDGVAAAPLRYGRCGGCKLALSTVELNDIRATPADEVVRCEDCRRILVRTAESGLGGQAEQ; the protein is encoded by the coding sequence GTGAAAGCCGAACCCGACGCACAGGCCAGACTGCTCGACCTCCAGGAGCTGGACACCGGACTCCAGCGCGTGGAGCACCGGGCCCGTACTCTGCCCGAGACGGCCGAGGCGGCCGCGCTCAAGGAGCGCGTGGACCAGATCGACAGCGAGCTGGTGACCGCGCAGACGAAGGTCTCCGACATCGAGCGCGAGCAGCGCAAGGCCGAGCGCGACGTCGACCAGGTGCGCAGCCGGGCCGACCGCGACACCAAGCGCCTGGAGTCGGGTCAGATCACCAACTCCAAGGAGCTGCAGAACCTGCAGTCGGAGATCACCTCGCTCGCCCGTCGCCAGGCCGAGCTGGAGGAGGTCGTCCTGGAGGTCATGGAGCGCGCCGAGGAGCTCAACGCGCAGGTCGTCCGGCTGACCGCCGAGCGCGAGGAGACGGTCGCGAAGTACACCGAGGTGACCGCCCGCCGCGACACCGCGGCGGCGGGCATCGCGATGGACCGCGACACCATCGTCCGGGACCGCGAGCGCGTGGCCGCGGAGGTCCCCGCCGACCTGCTGGCGCTCTACGACAAGCTGCGCGCCCAGTACGACGGCGTGGCGGCCGCCCCGCTGCGCTACGGGCGGTGCGGCGGCTGCAAGCTCGCCCTGAGCACCGTGGAGCTGAACGACATCCGGGCCACCCCCGCGGACGAGGTCGTGCGCTGCGAGGACTGCCGCCGCATCCTCGTGCGCACCGCGGAGTCGGGGCTGGGCGGCCAGGCCGAGCAGTGA
- a CDS encoding tyrosine-type recombinase/integrase, with the protein MEADRLRGAYVDPRAGKVTLQEYAETRWLPQLVHVAEGTKETYERHLRHRVHPAFGKREIGSITRADAKSFVAKLTADPGLSASTVHTAFATLRILMQAAVDDEIITANPCSRVKLPRLGDRVIDPLPAEAILDLADAITPRYRVAVLLGAGAGLRRGEALGLTVPRVSFDKRHLDIRIQAQKGKLVELKTKYSRRIVPVDDLVLDEIRRHMDLYEPAPGQVLISNTWKAVAKPSAFNSAWSKAVFKLGLPQGTRFHDLRHFYASALIAAGVNPKAIQRRMGHASITETFDTYGHLFPEHEELGRGAIGLLLHSAR; encoded by the coding sequence ATGGAAGCGGACCGACTGCGCGGGGCCTACGTGGACCCCCGTGCGGGGAAGGTGACCCTCCAGGAGTACGCCGAGACCCGCTGGCTTCCCCAGCTCGTCCACGTGGCGGAGGGGACCAAGGAGACCTACGAACGGCACCTGCGGCACCGGGTCCATCCGGCCTTCGGCAAGCGCGAGATCGGGAGCATCACCCGGGCGGACGCCAAGTCCTTCGTGGCCAAGCTGACCGCTGATCCGGGGCTCTCGGCCAGCACGGTACACACGGCGTTCGCGACGCTGCGGATCCTGATGCAGGCCGCCGTCGATGACGAGATCATCACCGCAAACCCGTGCTCGCGTGTGAAGCTGCCCCGACTCGGTGACCGTGTGATCGATCCGCTTCCCGCCGAAGCGATCCTCGACCTTGCGGACGCCATCACCCCCCGCTACCGGGTCGCGGTCCTCCTCGGTGCCGGCGCCGGATTGCGGCGGGGAGAAGCCCTGGGGCTCACGGTTCCCCGCGTCTCCTTCGACAAGCGCCACCTGGACATCCGGATTCAAGCGCAGAAGGGGAAGCTGGTAGAGCTCAAGACGAAGTACTCCCGGCGTATCGTGCCGGTGGACGACCTCGTCCTAGACGAGATCCGAAGGCACATGGACCTCTACGAACCGGCTCCGGGACAGGTACTCATCAGCAACACGTGGAAGGCCGTGGCCAAGCCTTCGGCGTTCAACTCGGCCTGGTCGAAGGCGGTCTTCAAGCTGGGCTTGCCGCAGGGGACCCGCTTCCATGACCTGAGGCACTTCTACGCCTCGGCGCTGATCGCGGCCGGGGTCAACCCGAAGGCGATCCAGCGCCGCATGGGGCACGCCTCCATCACGGAGACCTTTGACACCTACGGGCACCTGTTCCCCGAGCATGAGGAGCTGGGGCGCGGGGCGATCGGCCTCCTGCTGCACTCCGCGCGCTGA
- a CDS encoding molecular chaperone DnaJ: MKDWMCLDCAGTGRVRDRSWGGWSLLVRKYTACGTCEATGSEKKR; encoded by the coding sequence ATGAAGGACTGGATGTGCCTGGACTGTGCTGGCACCGGCCGGGTCCGGGACCGCTCGTGGGGCGGCTGGAGCCTGCTGGTTCGCAAGTACACCGCCTGCGGCACGTGCGAGGCCACCGGATCGGAGAAGAAGCGATGA
- a CDS encoding Nif3-like dinuclear metal center hexameric protein, with amino-acid sequence MSTANPHPSLSDVTAAFEEVYPPRWAASWDAVGLVCGDPAQGVGRVLFAVDPVEAVVDEALDWGADLIVTHHPLMLRGVTSVAAHTPKGRVVHRLIRAGVALYTAHTNADTAAPGVSDALARAVGLAGPLRPLDPDPTDPEGHRGIGRVGTLAEPMTLGDFAAQVRDGLPDTPAGIRAAGDLDRRVSTVAVSGGAGDSLLDAARAAGADVFVTSDLRHHPATEFVALPGAPALIDTPHFASEWPWLQDGADHLVAALGRTAGRNGANVETRVSTTVTDAWSRAFTHV; translated from the coding sequence GTGAGCACCGCGAACCCGCACCCCAGCCTGTCCGACGTCACCGCCGCCTTCGAGGAGGTCTACCCTCCCCGGTGGGCCGCCTCCTGGGACGCGGTCGGCCTGGTGTGCGGCGATCCCGCCCAGGGCGTGGGGCGCGTCCTGTTCGCCGTCGACCCGGTCGAGGCCGTCGTCGACGAGGCGCTCGACTGGGGCGCCGACCTCATCGTCACGCACCACCCGCTCATGCTGCGCGGGGTGACGAGCGTGGCCGCCCACACCCCGAAGGGCCGTGTGGTGCACCGCCTCATCCGCGCCGGCGTGGCCCTGTACACCGCGCACACCAACGCCGACACCGCCGCCCCGGGGGTGTCCGACGCACTGGCCCGCGCGGTCGGGCTCGCCGGGCCGCTGCGCCCGCTCGACCCGGACCCCACCGACCCCGAGGGCCACCGCGGGATCGGGCGCGTGGGCACCCTGGCCGAGCCCATGACGCTCGGGGACTTCGCCGCCCAGGTGCGCGACGGCCTGCCCGACACCCCGGCCGGGATCCGCGCGGCCGGGGACCTGGACCGCCGGGTGAGCACCGTGGCGGTCTCGGGCGGAGCGGGCGACTCCCTGCTCGACGCCGCGCGGGCCGCCGGGGCGGACGTGTTCGTCACCTCCGACCTGCGCCACCACCCGGCGACGGAGTTCGTGGCGCTCCCCGGCGCCCCGGCCCTCATCGACACACCCCACTTCGCGAGCGAGTGGCCCTGGCTCCAGGACGGGGCGGACCACCTGGTGGCGGCTCTCGGGCGCACGGCCGGCCGAAATGGGGCTAACGTGGAGACCCGCGTGTCGACGACGGTGACGGATGCCTGGTCACGGGCGTTCACGCACGTCTGA
- a CDS encoding FAD-binding oxidoreductase: MTITSTPSALVRALSDRVSGPVATPSSDRYESERSGLQRLGRHRPSLVVGATSAEDVRAAVAAAADHDLPIAVQASGHGTGVPLEGGVLITTGRLAGVRVDPDRRTAWVEAGAPWGDVVRATAAHGLAPLSGSAPGVGAVPYTLGGGVGLAARRYGFAADRVRRLEVVTVDGRVRRVDAEHDADLFWALRGGGGSFGVVTGMEIDLVPLRRIYGGSLFFDAGPDILDTWYAWTRNAPEDLTSGMTVLTLPDVPGVPEPLRGRHTTQVAAVWTGPLDRGPDAVAPLRGAAPVLRDTMRELPYAESGTVYAEPDHPHGYRSRAMLLSDLDPDAAAELLRRTGPSLPFMTVVGLRHLGGALTRGPESPNAVGHRGAAYLLNVLTVAGDADTADMAALRSGAASLFGGHTLGRSLNFSFGPLAPEEVREAFAPADFGRLTRVKADTDPGDLVRANHPVPPLV, translated from the coding sequence ATGACGATCACCTCGACACCTTCCGCCCTGGTCCGCGCGCTGTCCGACCGCGTGAGCGGCCCCGTGGCCACGCCCTCGTCGGACCGCTACGAGTCCGAGCGTTCCGGACTCCAGCGGCTCGGCCGCCACCGCCCCTCCCTCGTGGTCGGGGCCACCAGCGCCGAGGACGTGCGCGCCGCCGTCGCCGCGGCCGCCGACCACGACCTGCCCATCGCGGTCCAGGCCTCCGGGCACGGCACGGGCGTGCCCCTGGAGGGCGGCGTCCTGATCACCACCGGCCGGCTGGCGGGCGTGCGCGTGGACCCCGACCGCCGCACCGCGTGGGTCGAGGCGGGAGCCCCGTGGGGGGACGTGGTCCGGGCCACCGCCGCGCACGGTCTGGCGCCCCTGTCCGGCAGCGCGCCCGGCGTGGGCGCGGTGCCCTACACCCTGGGCGGCGGCGTGGGCCTGGCGGCCAGGCGGTACGGATTCGCCGCCGACCGGGTCCGGCGCCTGGAAGTGGTGACCGTCGACGGCCGTGTGCGCCGCGTCGACGCCGAGCACGACGCCGACCTGTTCTGGGCGCTGCGGGGCGGCGGCGGGTCCTTCGGCGTGGTCACGGGGATGGAGATCGACCTGGTCCCCCTGCGCCGGATCTACGGCGGGAGCCTGTTCTTCGACGCCGGACCCGACATCCTGGACACCTGGTACGCGTGGACACGGAACGCGCCCGAGGACCTCACCTCCGGCATGACGGTCCTGACCCTGCCGGACGTGCCCGGTGTGCCCGAGCCCCTGCGCGGGCGGCACACCACCCAGGTCGCGGCGGTGTGGACCGGCCCCCTCGACCGGGGCCCGGACGCCGTCGCCCCGCTGCGCGGGGCCGCCCCCGTCCTGAGGGACACCATGCGCGAACTCCCCTACGCCGAGTCCGGGACGGTGTACGCCGAACCCGACCACCCGCACGGCTACCGCTCACGCGCCATGCTCCTGTCCGACCTGGACCCGGACGCCGCGGCCGAACTCCTGCGCCGCACCGGGCCCTCCCTGCCGTTCATGACGGTGGTCGGGCTGCGCCACCTCGGCGGCGCCCTGACCCGGGGCCCCGAGAGCCCCAACGCGGTCGGCCACCGCGGCGCCGCGTACCTGCTCAACGTCCTGACCGTGGCCGGGGACGCCGACACCGCCGACATGGCGGCCCTGCGCTCCGGGGCGGCCTCCCTGTTCGGCGGCCACACGCTCGGGCGCTCGCTCAACTTCAGCTTCGGTCCGCTGGCTCCCGAGGAGGTCCGCGAGGCGTTCGCGCCCGCCGACTTCGGCCGCCTGACCCGGGTCAAGGCCGACACCGACCCCGGCGACCTCGTGCGCGCCAACCACCCGGTCCCGCCCCTGGTCTGA
- a CDS encoding deoxyribonuclease IV has product MNKKKKERPRSPVGAHVPVAGGMATKGLAYTEEIGAETVQVFVSNPRGWATKEGDPDQDARMRERTDLPLFVHSAYLINVGAPNEETAEKSLKSLEHALVRGGEINARGVVVHTGSAVSGGREAGLERVRNRLLPLVRRLGEDVPPVLLEPMAGQGQVLCATVDDLVPYLEALDWHSNVGVCLDTAHLFAAGHDISTVEGMREALDQFGEQVGADRLHLIHANDSKFPCDSKKDRHENIGKGCIGAEPFGELFRHPVSAGVPIVLETPGPEGPHGEDVATLKELREG; this is encoded by the coding sequence ATGAACAAGAAGAAGAAGGAACGGCCCCGGTCCCCGGTCGGAGCGCACGTCCCGGTGGCGGGCGGCATGGCCACCAAGGGGCTGGCCTACACCGAGGAGATCGGCGCCGAGACGGTGCAGGTCTTCGTGTCCAACCCGCGCGGGTGGGCCACCAAGGAGGGCGATCCCGACCAGGACGCCCGGATGCGCGAACGCACGGACCTGCCGCTGTTCGTGCACTCGGCCTACCTCATCAACGTGGGCGCGCCCAACGAGGAGACCGCGGAGAAGTCGCTGAAGTCGCTGGAGCACGCCCTGGTGCGCGGCGGCGAGATCAACGCGCGCGGCGTGGTCGTGCACACCGGGTCGGCGGTCTCCGGCGGTCGCGAGGCCGGGCTGGAGCGCGTGCGCAACCGGCTGCTGCCGCTGGTGCGACGGTTGGGCGAGGACGTGCCGCCCGTGCTGCTGGAGCCGATGGCGGGTCAGGGCCAGGTGCTGTGCGCCACGGTGGACGACCTGGTGCCCTACCTGGAGGCCCTGGACTGGCACTCGAACGTGGGCGTGTGCCTGGACACCGCGCACCTGTTCGCGGCCGGGCACGACATCTCCACCGTCGAGGGCATGCGCGAGGCGCTGGACCAGTTCGGCGAGCAGGTGGGGGCCGACCGGCTGCACCTGATCCACGCCAACGACTCCAAGTTCCCGTGCGACAGCAAGAAGGACCGGCACGAGAACATCGGCAAGGGCTGCATCGGCGCAGAGCCGTTCGGCGAGCTGTTCCGCCACCCGGTCTCCGCCGGAGTGCCGATCGTCCTGGAGACGCCGGGGCCCGAGGGCCCGCACGGCGAGGACGTGGCCACGCTCAAGGAGCTGCGCGAGGGCTGA
- a CDS encoding helix-turn-helix transcriptional regulator, producing the protein MDANSVRSDMPQRLLRLLSLLQGGRAWSGAELAERLGVSARTLRRDVDRLRSLHYEVEGTTGVAGGYRLAPGRDIPPLLLDDEEAVAIGLGLVTVAGAEESALRALAKLRRALPARLRPRLAAVEGTTTAVRRPDASTVNPCSVAALGDACRGRVVVDFDYRDRRGAAEERRVEPHHLVSHGGHWYLIAHDAARDDWRIFRVDRIEGLRATLRRFVPRELPVSDPAVFLTRRFASATHLHTVSLEVELPAEEVRSRVYGPFPGAVEAVGEGACRVRLSADSLDLVCQYTAVVIALGARFSLDAPPAVHERLRAAVGSLADGTAAPPDAANPANAAGPAGPGGAAVAGGAAERSGSSGGGRAGRASGEAPGGRDGSARSML; encoded by the coding sequence ATGGACGCGAACTCTGTCCGCTCGGACATGCCGCAGCGGCTCCTGAGACTGCTCTCACTGCTGCAGGGCGGCCGCGCATGGTCGGGTGCCGAGCTCGCCGAGCGCCTGGGCGTGAGCGCCCGGACCCTGCGCCGCGACGTCGACCGGCTGCGCTCGCTGCACTACGAGGTCGAGGGCACCACCGGTGTGGCCGGCGGGTACCGGCTCGCCCCGGGCCGCGACATCCCGCCGCTGCTGCTCGACGACGAGGAGGCGGTCGCGATCGGGCTGGGCCTGGTGACCGTGGCCGGGGCGGAGGAAAGCGCGCTGCGGGCACTGGCCAAGCTCCGCCGCGCGCTGCCCGCACGCCTGCGTCCGCGCCTGGCCGCGGTCGAGGGCACGACCACGGCGGTGCGGAGGCCGGACGCCTCGACGGTGAACCCGTGCAGCGTGGCAGCGCTGGGGGACGCCTGCCGGGGCCGCGTGGTGGTGGACTTCGACTACCGGGACCGGCGGGGCGCCGCCGAGGAGCGCAGAGTGGAGCCGCACCACCTGGTCTCGCACGGCGGCCACTGGTACCTGATCGCGCACGACGCCGCACGCGACGACTGGCGGATCTTCCGCGTGGACCGGATCGAGGGCCTGCGCGCCACCCTGCGCCGGTTCGTCCCCCGGGAACTGCCCGTGTCCGACCCCGCGGTGTTCCTCACCCGCCGCTTCGCGTCGGCGACGCACCTGCACACGGTGTCGCTGGAGGTGGAGCTGCCCGCGGAGGAGGTGCGCTCGCGCGTGTACGGGCCGTTCCCGGGGGCGGTCGAGGCCGTGGGGGAGGGCGCGTGCCGCGTCCGGTTGAGCGCCGACTCGCTGGACCTGGTGTGCCAGTACACGGCGGTCGTGATCGCGCTCGGGGCGCGGTTCTCCCTGGACGCCCCGCCCGCGGTCCACGAGCGCCTGCGCGCGGCCGTCGGATCCCTGGCCGACGGTACGGCCGCCCCGCCGGATGCCGCGAACCCCGCGAACGCCGCGGGTCCCGCGGGTCCCGGCGGGGCGGCGGTGGCGGGAGGGGCGGCGGAGCGCTCCGGGTCGTCGGGCGGCGGAAGGGCCGGCCGCGCCTCCGGTGAGGCCCCGGGCGGCCGGGACGGCAGCGCGCGGAGCATGCTCTAG
- a CDS encoding helix-turn-helix transcriptional regulator, whose product MKTLERLWTLEETSAYLGVPVKTLYQWRYLRTGPPSHRVGRHVRYEPTEVRAWVLEQD is encoded by the coding sequence ATGAAGACCCTCGAACGCCTGTGGACCCTTGAAGAGACCTCCGCCTACCTCGGCGTGCCGGTCAAGACCCTCTACCAGTGGCGCTACCTGCGCACCGGCCCTCCTTCGCACCGGGTGGGTCGCCACGTCCGCTACGAACCGACCGAGGTCCGCGCCTGGGTCCTGGAACAGGACTGA
- a CDS encoding replication initiator: MPEPEHIGGLLGPALARITAMNEDHLDRWIDRARSLRGCACPVRLTGETTRVDASTGELLSHYSTANEPANELLMRCKNRRASRCPSCSEEYRGDTYHLVKAGVVGGDKGVPSSVGLHPRAFVTLTAPSFGPVHQGPGKDGRSRVCHPRRTGPACFQRHRAEDPVIGQPIDHTAYDYVGHVLWHAHTGELWRRFTLYLRNHLASAAGLSRTEFSKRVRISYAKVAEFQARGAVHFHAVIRLDGHTKDPDTWPPPPVWASLDMLTAAVDSAARAVSLTSPEVNGRTWSLVWGEQVDVRPIESFGLEQALTDTAVAGYIAKYATKAAEDTGTLDRRIHDIDHVDMTGVRPHAARLIYTCWRLGNPRLYPQLEDLKLRTWAHMLGFRGHFSTKSRRYSTTLGALRQVRADYAAGRPWDAETFTPPVVEDDSTTLVLTNWRYLGQGLTPGELALASLVTDIGRSTEEAEVAG; encoded by the coding sequence ATGCCCGAACCCGAACACATCGGCGGCCTGCTCGGCCCCGCCCTGGCACGCATCACCGCTATGAATGAAGACCACCTTGACCGATGGATCGACCGTGCCCGCTCCCTGCGCGGCTGTGCCTGCCCCGTCCGCCTGACGGGCGAGACCACTCGCGTGGACGCCTCCACCGGCGAACTCCTGTCCCACTACTCCACCGCCAACGAACCGGCCAACGAACTGCTCATGCGGTGCAAGAACCGGCGCGCCTCCCGGTGCCCCTCATGCTCGGAGGAATACCGGGGCGACACCTACCACCTGGTCAAGGCCGGAGTCGTCGGCGGGGACAAGGGCGTTCCCTCCTCGGTGGGGCTCCATCCCCGAGCGTTCGTCACCCTGACGGCTCCCTCCTTCGGACCCGTCCACCAGGGCCCCGGCAAGGACGGCCGGTCCCGCGTGTGCCACCCCCGGCGCACCGGCCCGGCCTGCTTCCAGCGCCACCGCGCCGAAGACCCCGTGATCGGCCAGCCGATCGACCACACCGCCTACGACTACGTCGGCCACGTCCTGTGGCACGCCCACACCGGTGAGCTGTGGCGCCGCTTCACCCTCTACCTGCGCAACCATCTCGCCTCCGCCGCCGGCCTTTCCCGGACGGAGTTCTCCAAGCGCGTCCGGATCTCCTACGCCAAGGTCGCCGAGTTCCAAGCCCGGGGCGCGGTCCACTTCCACGCCGTGATCCGCCTCGACGGCCACACCAAGGACCCCGACACCTGGCCCCCGCCTCCGGTGTGGGCCAGCCTCGACATGCTCACCGCGGCTGTGGACTCGGCCGCCCGCGCGGTCTCCCTCACCTCGCCTGAGGTCAACGGACGGACCTGGTCTCTGGTCTGGGGTGAGCAGGTGGACGTGCGCCCGATCGAGAGCTTCGGCCTCGAGCAGGCACTCACCGACACGGCCGTGGCCGGGTACATCGCCAAGTACGCGACCAAGGCGGCTGAGGACACCGGCACCTTGGACCGGCGCATCCACGACATCGACCACGTGGACATGACCGGTGTGCGTCCGCACGCGGCTCGGTTGATCTACACGTGCTGGCGGCTGGGCAACCCTCGCCTCTACCCCCAGCTCGAAGACCTCAAGCTCCGCACCTGGGCGCACATGCTCGGGTTCCGGGGACACTTCTCCACCAAGTCACGCCGCTACTCCACCACCCTCGGGGCGCTGCGACAGGTCCGCGCAGACTACGCGGCCGGTCGCCCGTGGGACGCCGAGACGTTCACGCCGCCCGTGGTCGAAGACGACTCCACGACGCTCGTGCTGACGAACTGGCGCTACCTCGGACAGGGACTCACCCCCGGAGAGCTGGCGCTGGCCTCCCTGGTCACCGACATAGGCCGCTCCACCGAAGAGGCGGAGGTCGCCGGATGA
- a CDS encoding MFS transporter, giving the protein MDTTPVPATARPTTRLGADFHRFWAAGTLTNLGDGILSTALPLIAATLTHDPLAVSGLLVARFLPWLLVAPFAGVLIDRVDRLRAMAVANALAAVVVASLAVTVATSTVTLGVMYAALFAVTCCETVTDPASRIAVTRLVPSRLLDRANSRLEGGRLVAQDCVARPLGGALFAVAAVLPVAGTAVSYALCAVLTVLVVVSLRRSGRGGTGRAEPVRGAAVGAGRQLREGCAYVLGDPLMRSLAFNNAAMMIGLQMGTAVLVLHVRQEWGVGAAYFGLFTSSLAVGGVLGAVCAARLVARIGRRAVLLGGYTVGGLALALMALVPDAYLGAMVWAVVGACLALTNIAGSLLFQTMVPDHLRGRASAAFRALGWGLAPVGALTGGLIGRVDLSLPYLVGGLTMVGAAVVFRRALTEFAHRSDAAAADLAADAAPR; this is encoded by the coding sequence ATGGACACGACCCCCGTACCCGCCACCGCCCGACCGACCACCCGCCTGGGCGCCGACTTTCACCGGTTCTGGGCAGCCGGAACCCTGACCAACCTGGGCGACGGCATCCTGAGCACCGCGCTGCCGCTGATCGCCGCCACCCTCACCCACGACCCGCTGGCGGTCTCCGGCCTGCTGGTCGCCCGCTTCCTGCCGTGGCTGCTCGTCGCCCCGTTCGCCGGAGTGCTGATCGACCGGGTCGACCGGCTGCGCGCGATGGCGGTGGCCAACGCCCTGGCAGCGGTCGTCGTCGCTTCCCTCGCCGTCACCGTGGCCACCTCGACGGTGACACTCGGTGTCATGTACGCGGCGCTGTTCGCGGTCACGTGCTGTGAGACGGTGACCGATCCCGCGAGCCGGATCGCCGTCACCCGGCTCGTGCCGAGCCGGCTGCTGGACCGGGCCAACAGCCGGCTGGAGGGTGGCCGCCTGGTCGCACAGGACTGCGTGGCCCGCCCCCTGGGCGGCGCGCTCTTCGCCGTGGCCGCGGTGCTACCGGTGGCGGGTACGGCCGTGTCCTACGCCCTGTGCGCGGTGCTCACGGTCCTGGTCGTGGTGTCCCTGCGCCGGTCCGGTCGGGGCGGCACCGGGCGGGCGGAGCCGGTCCGCGGCGCCGCGGTGGGCGCCGGCCGACAGCTGCGGGAGGGGTGCGCGTACGTCCTCGGTGACCCGTTGATGCGCTCGCTCGCGTTCAACAACGCGGCGATGATGATCGGCCTGCAGATGGGCACCGCCGTCCTGGTCCTGCACGTGCGGCAGGAGTGGGGGGTCGGCGCCGCCTACTTCGGGCTCTTCACGTCCTCGCTTGCGGTGGGCGGTGTCCTGGGCGCGGTGTGCGCGGCACGGCTCGTGGCCCGGATCGGTCGGCGCGCGGTCCTGCTGGGCGGCTACACGGTCGGAGGGCTGGCCCTGGCCCTGATGGCGCTGGTGCCCGACGCCTACCTGGGCGCGATGGTGTGGGCGGTCGTGGGGGCGTGCCTGGCGCTCACCAACATCGCGGGCTCGCTGCTGTTCCAGACCATGGTCCCCGACCACCTGCGGGGCCGCGCGTCCGCCGCCTTCCGTGCGCTCGGGTGGGGCCTGGCCCCGGTCGGGGCGCTCACCGGGGGCCTGATCGGTCGGGTGGACCTGTCCCTGCCCTACCTCGTCGGCGGCCTGACCATGGTCGGCGCGGCGGTCGTGTTCCGCCGAGCCCTCACCGAGTTCGCGCACCGGTCGGACGCGGCCGCCGCCGACCTGGCCGCCGACGCCGCTCCGCGGTGA